A window of Candidatus Krumholzibacteriia bacterium contains these coding sequences:
- a CDS encoding GYD domain-containing protein, with the protein MPTFVLMTKLSPEVTRDMKKREKIGREWKDEIDQKCPGIRWIDHYALLGPYDFMDIFEAPDAETAAKVSMISLCRGALQAESWTAIPYARFVELTKQI; encoded by the coding sequence ATGCCGACGTTCGTCCTCATGACCAAGCTGTCTCCGGAAGTGACGCGGGACATGAAGAAGCGCGAGAAGATCGGACGGGAGTGGAAGGACGAGATCGACCAGAAGTGCCCGGGCATCCGCTGGATCGATCACTACGCCCTCCTCGGCCCCTACGATTTCATGGACATCTTCGAGGCCCCGGACGCGGAGACGGCAGCGAAGGTGTCGATGATCTCTCTTTGCCGAGGCGCGCTGCAGGCCGAATCCTGGACAGCGATTCCCTACGCGCGCTTCGTCGAGCTGACCAAGCAGATCTAG